TAACTTTTGAAAATGACAATAATtactttaaatataaaaattttgtaCGAAACTCTTAAaacaaaacattaaaaaatgtaCCATGTGTTATATTTTCCATGTTTATAAATATATGTACTTGACGATTAGGTAaagaatatatttaaaaaaaattatgttagaGTTAGCAATTATGTTGTTTTTAAAATGGATAGTTCATATAGTTATATGTTGATTTATGGTGTCTTATATTAATTATAGATGAGATAATGtaaaggcaagaaaaaaatgatacatgttatataaGTGGTGTATTTGAATTTGGTAGATTACCTTGATGATTTAAATAAGTTTGATGTTGACATGTGCTAGTACTCCCTTGCTCAAAATTTGATGTCATTGTTTGATAAGATAATGTCTGTATATGACACATTTGTCTAAGTGCAGTTATGGAGATACCTGGATCTGAAGTTGAAtgtcaattatttaattattatattaggATTTAGGCTCAAAATTTGGATTGCATATCATATAAaagaaatgttcaaaatagttAAACTTCAAACAATGCAAATGAAATATACCATCTTGATTTGAAGAAGTTTACATTATTGTATGTGGTCTGGTAGTCGTAGCCAAATTGTTGTTGATTGGAACTGAAAAATGGGTAAGAGCATTATATGCGTGTAGtagaatatttaattaaaattcaaaaataataatataaatgtacaaaaaAGGAAAATAATGATCGATAAAAAGAAAACAATTCATATCTTACTTAATGTACCATTCAAATGTGTAGTAACATCTGAATTTTGAAAGTTGGATTCATCAATgaatactttttttaaaaaaaaaatcagattaGTAAAaactttatgatttataaaaaataatgtcaTTTTTGACTTATCAATTtactttattttaatttcagtcCAATATTTTTGTTACCCCTCCTACATTATAACTGTTTAAGTTCGGATTTATATATGCATCAACATTGTTTAAGACCATTCTTTTACTTATGCAACATGTGCGCTTAAAACATTAATGATCGATGAAAGTTTGCATTTGAAAATTTATGAACAAAACTAGTTAAAAAATTTATCAgaatcaaattttaaatcagATATGCCTTTTGTTGACTTGATAAATGAAATTGAGCTCCATACTTCACAAAAGAATTGCAAATTCAAACTTGTATGAAATCGTGAAGATTGGATTGCTTATGATTTTCGATAATTCATTACAAacaatatgatttgaatgttcAATTCGAGATTTTGCATTTCAGATTCTAGGCTCTTGAATGATTTGTGATCTTGCCAGTGTACCTGTAAAGATTTTATATTAGTGAATTCTTGTTACCGATAAAAAGAATACAATTCAATAGAGATTATGTAGGCTGGttcatttatatattataaaaagcCATTGGATTTAAAAAGGAAATAAAAACAACCTTGTGGTAAGAACtgaaacatatttataatatttttaaagatgACAAATCTAGTATACAGATAGAGCACCAACCTTCCTCCGTGAAAAGAAATTCCCGACCACTAATTGACACCTCTGACTCTGATATACCAAGGTTGTGCGTGCTTACAACACCATATGCCACACTTTCAATCAACGCATTCACTACTCACAAATATTATTCAGAGAATGGGAaggaaaaagaaataaaaaaagattACTGCGCCATCTCTGAGAGACATGATGTGAAAAGTGAAACGGCTTCTTGCAAATGGTGCGAGCGTAAATCTTCAGGCATGGGTGCAGTAAACACCGTGTCGAAGCAGCTTAACTGAACCTCGCCTGATGAATCCTTCGTCACTATCGGAAAGAAGACGACGGGAGACTTCTTCTGCCATCTTTGAGTACACTACTCTGAGGTGTAAAGGTAATAGATTAGCTGTTTGTATGCTGCCGAAACAGAGACAGACAAATAGACGGCTTTCGCCCaagaatatttaaaaaaatgcagCTTAATTGAAGGACTTTGAATCATAGAGAAGATAGCACAAAATTACGTTTCTTATGCCCAGAGACAAATCTATAAAGCAAAAGATCCCGCCGAGGAGATCTGAAGTAAAGCTACTCGGTGAGATGCAAAAGGTAACCGCAGGAGTTGCCATTTAGCGCGGCAATTTAGCGAAATAGAACAAGAACTCCGCAAGAATAACAGGACTGCAATATCAAAAGCTGGTGACCAGTGAAGTAGTGCAAAAGTAGCAGAAACTATAGCAGCCATGGTCGAGCTTGATGTACGTAATAATTTAAcacgacaaaaaaaaataaaaaggccCGTATATATACACATACTTAATGgtcttgatatatatatatatatatatatatatatatatatgtgaatttatatataagtgtgtgtgtgtgtgtataattAGTCGCATCAGTCATCTAAATTTCTGTTAGGAACCTCAAACAATCTATGAACTGATGTATAATAGGGTGACAACAATGGAATTCAAGGAAAGGGAAATATTTTGACACAATGGCATGCTTCTAACGCAAAGTTCAAACATCAATACCTTGCATCAAGTGATAATTTGCTGCCCGAAACAGCCAAACATTTGTTTAGTCGGACGATGAAATCCCTGCAGTCATCATTCTTGTTTTCAAGAGTTCCCTGCCAAATTAAGACTGGAAAATCAGGAAAAGAATGCAAGTATGTGCAAATATCATCATATGAAAATCTGAAAGCTTAATGGGTAccagtaaacataatatcagcCTCATAACCAACATGATCTCAACACTGAGAATTACTAATTCTGCAACTACAAAAAGTAAAGAAGATTGTACCAGTTCAGTCATGGTGTTGCTGTCTTCTTGCAATGAACTTCTCAAGacataaaatgaaataaaaattccGGCCCCAAGGTCCCAGTCTTCAATTTCTGACTTGTGGTCCTCCATGGAAGTTGCAAGCCTCCATATCTCTGAATGTTTTGCTGCATGACAATGACATTAACAAAATCGCTTTATGTAATCTGCTATGGATACATCATCAGGAACAAACTATTTGAGTAATATATCTTGTGGAAGTTAAACGTGAACCTAAAAGAACATACATCCAAAAAAATTTAGTTTCTGAAGAAATGTAATATAATTCTATCACTTCCCATTTAACCAAATTAATGACACACTGTAAAATGCAGTAAGATTGCAGAAGCATTGAATCCCATGTCCTCTTCTAATTGCATAGATCAGCCGGCAAATATTATCACGAAGATAAATGGGAACACTGTAGCTAAGCACACATATCAATTATCAAAGTTCCAAAACAAAAAGAATAAACAGTTGTAAATTCAGCTCAGATTAATGAAAGCTATCCAAAACTAAGCACCTGTTTAAATACATAACCGCGAAGTACCTCGCTTGGCATAAAACCATTCAAAAGAACCAACTGATCAATGACGGACACCAAATTCGACTCAGTGGAGAAGATCAGAAAAAAGGACCAGCCAACTTTCTACCTGACAAAAAGAGAGAATGAGCGACTGAAGTCAAAAAAATGGAGTGAGCTCTCTGCCATTGTGAGGATTCAATGAAGTGATGCAAGGCCTTCATGAGGTCACCGTTGTAACTGAAGTATATGGCCTGCGTTTAAAAAAGAAAGACGAGAAAAAGCCATGAGAAAAAATTCGATAGTTGCCACCGTCAGTGGAAGTAAATAAGAAGCATTCCCAAGCTATTGCAAGTATTTTTTGGAAAAAGTTATTTAACTGAGGCCTTCATTTAATTGACTCATTCAATATTCCTAGTAAAACATGAGCATATGATGCAATCTCAACAGTACCGGCAATCAATAAGAACCGAATTTTAGTAAAACTGGTCATGATGAGCTTCAAGTAAGGCAAAGCAAAACCATTAATCTACGAACATATTCAAACTGGTTCAAGAAACACCAACTCACCAAAGCTTCGTGCAACCACGAAGAAGGAACACCTAGGTCTTCAATGAAGCTCCATTGTGAGTCCTGTGCACTCCAAACTTGACAGTACTGGAAGAGAATTTCCCTTATGACAGTAGTTTGCAGATAAGGATAATCTTCACGATGTGTCATATGAAGCACCACGTATATGGCCCAGTGGCATTTCCCTACACAGAGTAACTGAGAAACAAATCCCATGTCGAGAACATGGAGATCATTTGAACTAAAAATTCCGATGGCTTCTAAAACTGCGCGGTGATGCCAAATCATGTGATAATCGAGTGGATCATTTGTTGAGGCAAAGGCACTGAACATGGTCTTTAGAGCACCAAAATCATCTTCTTGTCTAGCATGAAGAAGCATAAGATAATAAGCAGAGGTCAAAATGTTCACCTATTTTCCAATTGCCAGCTTCTTCAATTGGTCCTTCATCGACATAAACTGGAACTGGAAATGGAGCATTTCCATCATTAAGAAGCTTCTGGTAAGTATTAAAAACAACAGGTAATGAAATATCAGGTGAAAACTGATACCACATTAACAGTCCTAGGAACCTTCTCCAGTCAATTTTTACACCGTGCAGTGCTCCATGAATATTTCCAgcaagcaattcaagaagccttACCCTATTctcttcaaaaaaattaaaatccatTCCATTTTTTCTCCAAATATCAAGCTGATGAGCAATATCTGAACGAGTTGCTTGGGACCCACCAGCCTGGCTCAACAGACAGGATAGTCTTACATCCCCTCTAGAAGAGGCAAGCTCCACGGCAGCATCCAGCTGCCGACCAGTAAGAAGCAAGAATATGTGCTCTAAATCACTGGACTCGTCGAGTGAACTAATATCCTCTTGTACACGGTGGTAAACACTTTCTTGAATCCAATAGCTGAACTCTGCCCGCCTCATAAGTGGCAGTGCTTCCGGGTCAACTTCAGGATAATTTTGCCTCCCATCTGGTACCATATCTTCCTCATGATCGGCTTCAAGAGACTTAAATTCTGCACTCATTTTCCTCGACGAAAAGAGAACTTTTACTAATTCCCAAACCATTACTTGGTGCATGAATAGGACACGAGAAAGAGGTGGTAAACTTGACACCTCTAATTGCTTCTCGATTATCTCTATGTAACTTCGACAAATCTCTGGAAGTGTCATTCGGTTACAGACAAGCTTTTGAAGCTTTAGGTCAAAGGTTCCCAGATCAACTCTTTTTATTTCATGATTCAGTTCCTTGTGAAGATTGAGGGGGGAGTCAAAGCAAAGGTCAATGAGTTCCTTTTTCACTTTATTGCTCTCATCTCTAATCACTTTGTCAATTGCAACCTTTTGAAGATTAATTACAGAGGATAATTCACATTGAGCAATAGCACTGCCAACAGGCATACCAGAATGAACAAGGACTCCATTGGGTCCCCATCCTACCCGAAATGACCTACCCATAAACAATGCTGCATCAACTATAATATGTGAATGACTTCCAGCTAATGGTGTTTTGTGAAGTTTAAGATCCAGCTTAAAACCTTCAGATGTAGACGCCTTTAGATGCAAACCCTTATTCTGTTGAGCCATCAACATGGAACCCTGGCAGTTAGAACTAAAGCTCCCAGGGTTATACTCTACTAGAGCTAATGGAGTCTTGCGAACCAAACGGGGAATCATCTTACGCTCTGTCTTTGAAGAAGAATGGTGTAATGGAGACATTGATGGTTCTTTAACACATGGTGGACTATCACTTGACTGCATGCCACTAAAACCATCTGCCTCATTTTCCTCAGCAGGAAACAATAACATTCTCAGTTCTTTCATCCTAACCGGGTCAAGCCTGAGATGAGCAGGAAGAGAATGTGAAAGCAGAGTTGGACCCTCTAAGGCAGTCACTTCATCAACATCCGAATCCTCATAGTCATTCATTTCGGTTGGAACTTTAGCTTCTGGAGACACATCATTCATCACAATATCCTCTTCATCTTCACTCAGACCAAATCTGCTAAAATGTTGTACCAAGAATTTCCATTCACCATTAAGTGGATCAAACGAGAGAAATTGTGCCCCTTGACTTGCCGTCTTGCGCTTCAATATTCTCACAATTTTTCTTATGCGGCTCTTGGTAAAATAATCCAAAGGTTTTAGCCGCAGGATTAAAGTTACTTCAGCTTCCTTGTTGAGGCCCTGACCAACCACAGGCTTGGAACTTTCATCTTCGTAGACAATAAC
This window of the Primulina tabacum isolate GXHZ01 chromosome 4, ASM2559414v2, whole genome shotgun sequence genome carries:
- the LOC142542419 gene encoding LOW QUALITY PROTEIN: nuclear pore complex protein NUP96-like (The sequence of the model RefSeq protein was modified relative to this genomic sequence to represent the inferred CDS: deleted 2 bases in 2 codons), with protein sequence MSREIDLRMLKSLHGPQSLHKRRRISVDGVDTFLSCQVSSQVKTPLPTLRHSDYYTKPCLSELAIQEFTNPGYCSRVIDFTVGKVGYGWVKFVGETDIRCLDLDRIIKFNRCEVIVYEDESSKPVVGQGLNKEAEVTLILRLKPLDYFTKSRIRKIVRILKRKTASQGAQFLSFDPLNGEWKFLVQHFSRFGLSEDEEDIVMNDVSPEAKVPTEMNDYEDSDVDEVTALEGPTLLSHSLPAHLRLDPVRMKELRMLLFPAEENEADGFSGMQSSDSPPCVKEPSMSPLHHSSSKTERKMIPRLVRKTPLALVEYNPGSFSSNCQGSMLMAQQNKGLHLKASTSEGFKLDLKLHKTPLAGSHSHIIVDAALFMGRSFRVGWGPNGVLVHSGMPVGSAIAQCELSSVINLQKVAIDKVIRDESNKVKKELIDLCFDSPLNLHKELNHEIKRVDLGTFDLKLQKLVCNRMTLPEICRSYIEIIEKQLEVSSLPPLSRVLFMHQVMVWELVKVLFSSRKMSAEFKSLEADHEEDMVPDGRQNYPEVDPEALPLMRRAEFSYWIQESVYHRVQEDISSLDESSDLEHIFLLLTGRQLDAAVELASSRGDVRLSCLLSQAGGSQATRSDIAHQLDIWRKNGMDFNFFEENRVRLLELLAGNIHGALHGVKIDWRRFLGLLMWYQFSPDISLPVVFNTYQKLLNDGNAPFPVPVYVDEGPIEEAGNWKIGEHFDLAYYLMLLHARQEDDFGALKTMFSAFASTNDPLDYHMIWHHRAVLEAIGIFSSNDLHVLDMGFVSQLLCVGKCHWAIYVVLHMTHREDYPYLQTTVIREILFQYCQVWSAQDSQWSFIEDLGVPSSWLHEALAIYFSYNGDLMKALHHFIESSQWQRAHSIFLTSVAHSLFLSAKHSEIWRLATSMEDHKSEIEDWDLGAGIFISFYVLRSSLQEDSNTMTELGTLENKNDDCRDFIVRLNKCLAVSGSKLSLDARVVYSKMAEEVSRRLLSDVTKDSSGEVQLSCFDTVFTAPMPEDLRSHHLQEAVSLFTSCLSEMAQ